One window of Sphingobacteriales bacterium genomic DNA carries:
- a CDS encoding choice-of-anchor L domain-containing protein: MNKTSTRHIWLSVFCFICLSFLNIESNAQCSFSANVGAVSLGSITPTGTWQTTGCVTGGDYYTFNATVGQQFAFTFCGSGGTASWDTELSINTAAGAGVAGAYNDDFCGIQSQLTWTATSNGTFAIYVTGFGCTNNANCATLAYRVITPPPPPTALTVQTGGNNSNASWLVQNVFLTGCSQVSGVTFTGNNQAIGHFINGASIGIPEGIIIASGAATNAQGPNNSTGVTSAFGTPGDANLTALTASTPCGSPAPTFDAAFIQFSFVPLTNSVQFQYVFASDEYPEYVCSSFNDVFGFFISGPGVPLQNIALVPGTSTYVGINTVNPTNNSAFYNANPAGSIITQYDGYTDVMTAVATGLTPCQTYTIKLAVADAGDSILDSAVFLAANSFNAGNAVSVTSFVPSSGTQDAYEGCQDGYFEFVRGDVTDLSQPIVLQISVTGTATPGADYQTLPITVTIPAGQISYQLPVIAYADLLPEGFESIIVQINELQCNCTFPPPAQLNIYDSPEPFNAFISDPPTICPGENALIAVIASGSTFTPYTYVWSNGQNGPAVTVTPPVSTSYSVTVTDACGRTTTATIQVNVSNAPPNAAINPAGPFCSNASPVTLTAVSAGGTWSGPGVNPVTGEFDPVAAFGTGPGPYTITYTVSNSCGSSTQNTTITVNPVAVPSINPVTPVCQGAVATTTLTSNVPGGTWSGPGILGGTNTSGQFSYALAASLGASPYTVTYTTPAPCGSSTTTTISVLAQATAGISPASTICNGQSATITATGGGTYQWSSGLGTNATITISPTTNTTYTVTVTNTDGCTATANTTVTVNNINPPSLAAPSICPGQNVSLNAGPGYTQYLWSTGGATQTITVNPSVNTSYTVTVTNAAGCTASASVNVTISSNIVPPNPLPQTICSGSSVTLNAGLGYASYSWSSGGSGQTVSVSPTTTTTYTVTVSNVQGCTATGSVTVTVNSITPPTIAPQQLCQGGSPVDLTVNGGPYASYAWSNGGTSQTISVNPSATTTYIVTVTNAATCTTTASVTVTVNTISPPAVTSASTCLGGSATISAPPLFANYLWSDGSTSQSITVSPVTGTSYSVTVTDANGCTAVGTGTVSVNNNPAPAISGSLSFCIGSNTTLSAPPGFSTYAWSPSGSTSSITVNTPGTYTVTVTDANGCTGTASVNVTQEASLSPAISGDLTLCAGETSTLDVGAGFASYLWSTGSTTASITVPPGIYSVTVTDAGNCSGTTEVEVVANPAPEVSISGDPTVCAGDDSNLDADAGFVQYSWSTGAFGQSILVTTPGTYVVTVTDANGCTGTSNFVVTENNIIPPAITPQSTCAGVNAPPLDAGPGFNSYLWSTGATTQSIVAAPNATTTYNVTVTGAEGCSATTDATINVISQPQAVADPPQSICNGDMVFVGVTGNGDTYTWDNGDTGFVIAVSPSVTTVYTVTVSIGGVCSATDQTTVFVNPLPTPDAGPDQEICLGQESATLIATGGLIYSWDGFVGNNQSIVVSPTTTTTYTVTVTDANNCSATDDVTVTVNELTGLTITGAVPVCEGDPATLTASGGLTYYWSTGESTTSISVNPITTTSYTVTATDANGCSAEVTETVVVNAIPLAIPGSNIPCEGTDLQLSGDVFVPGGVPPGSTVVYSWTGPGGFTSSNQFPLIPGVNIAQEGVYTLVVTVNGCPSASADVNIDVLPSPVAVATNNGPACAGDIQLQGSTSLSGTTVSYQWTGPGGYSSILQNPILSGGSALSGTYTLVVTVDACPSAPVTTDVDIFPIPPLTISGNPIFCEGASAVITVDESYPTYLWSNGSTTQSTTVTTGGVYFVTVTDATGCTAAQSINITVNPLPTPAITGGGVTVCAGSPVLLSSTGGFSAYQWSNGMNTKDITVNPEFNTIYTVTVTDANGCTGTATTNVDAIPSPDITITAPPSICLGNSATITVNGDPAHDYLWSNGNTSQSFTVSPASTTTYTVTATNSIGCTRTASVEIVVDFTLSPSITGALVVCPGFSTTLNPGAYAAYAWSTGSTNQTITVFPTGPTTYTVTVTDANGCTGANSVLVQLNVAPTPVIDGVIGCGNFVELTAPAGFDEYIWNNSATTQIINPTIAGTYQVTVTDSNGCTGESNTYPVTFQPDPSISVLSTTDATCGNNNGGMSVTGTGGTAPLTYSWSQPGGPTGPSATNLGEGTYSVTVTDANGCSATTSADIVNIAGPTIDSMLPDDATCGLNNGTIDVSISGGTAPVNYLWSHNALLNSPNATGLGTNSYTVTITDANNCTDVETVSITNLAGPTLAPGAVVNAACGVANGSVSVILSGGTSPITYSWSHNPGLNSPDAINLLSGSYTVTATDANGCQAIQPMAVANDGAPTLAVDSVSPATCGNNNGSITVSATGGFGTLSYEWSHDPTLTGPTAFDLAPGNYFVTVTDENTCEAVQVVIVSNLLSPVLQVTGVLPDNCGAGTGSITISTAGGTAPINYLWSHDGTLNSPTANGLSAATYTVTVTDATGCTASISAPVVATTNPTLAVTTENPASCSQSNGSGAVAAAGGTGPYSFEWSHDPTLNSNAATDLATGTYDVTVTDANGCIAVTTVNISTLNAAVLNLVSTANATCGNDNGSITISATGGNGTLTYSWSHAPLLNNTTATDLPAGSYTVTATDATGCVSTLDISISADPLPTISISGVNQTTCGDDNGSILVTGSGGTGTLTYSWSHDNSLNSDSAVDLPAGSYTISVTDSNGCLATTNTTINSSESPVVSVSSTTNATCGNANGSITFATTGGTGAITYAWSSPGATGPSASGLPDGTYTVTVTDANGCTDTESATITNSTPPTIAVDNISDATCGVNNGSITVIASGGTGALNYTWSQAGLPNSPTVTGLAAGSYTVTVTDANGCTNSTNAVIANPDGPVVSVGSTSDATCGLANGSITFTTTGGTGILSYNWSQAGIPDSPTGTGLAAGTYTVTVTDELGCLDIQSATIGDSPLPTVSQDVITPASCGQSDGSISVIASGGTAGYSYSWSHNNGLNSSIATDLAIGSYTVTVTDANGCTGSVTLDVGTLNGPDVALSTLVNATCTNDNGSVTVTTSGGTGIISYTWSHDSTLTGTTATGLASGTYIVTVSDENGCQDVLTTTVNFFGSPTVSLSSIGSACGLTDGSATATVAGGTAPLTYTWAHDGTLNAAVATGLAPGDYAVTVTDNNGCVSNATVTVPGNMPPPAPICGTVTNTTLQFVWDPIPGATGYEISIDGGTPETLTAGTTSYTATGLSQNTTITITIFALGPVECGNSITVSQDCTTTNVACPTITPEIIGLSASYCVDANSVVLSGTPAGGIFSGTGITGTTFDPVSAGVGTHTVTYEFTDPDGCYYITTLPVTVVDLPVALFTAPEVICLGDQATFNFTGTASPSSTYSWNFGSAGNQTGAGPHNITWNSPGTYTATLTVSTPEGCSSDYSLQVGVSNVNVTATTPIGYINSGTSATLTGTATSALSGQLTYTWTASSGTLSCTDCPITIATPVDDLTTYTFTAVDEYGCEATASVQLGLIYQKLVTIPNAFSPNGDNTNDIFRLTGLNVESVNLYIYDRWGGQMFQMIGEDIEKGWDGTFKGKNAELGVYVYYAEVTFTDGTSEFFKGNVTLIH; the protein is encoded by the coding sequence ATGAATAAAACATCTACACGACACATTTGGCTTTCTGTTTTTTGCTTTATTTGCTTGTCATTCTTAAATATAGAATCAAATGCACAATGTAGTTTCAGTGCAAATGTCGGTGCCGTAAGCTTAGGATCTATTACTCCTACCGGCACCTGGCAAACAACAGGATGCGTTACAGGAGGAGATTATTACACATTTAATGCAACTGTCGGACAGCAATTTGCATTTACATTTTGCGGAAGCGGCGGTACTGCAAGTTGGGATACTGAATTAAGCATTAATACCGCTGCAGGTGCCGGAGTTGCCGGTGCATACAATGATGATTTTTGCGGCATTCAATCCCAGTTGACATGGACCGCTACTTCAAATGGTACATTTGCCATTTATGTAACCGGTTTTGGTTGTACCAATAATGCAAATTGTGCTACATTAGCATACAGGGTTATTACGCCACCACCACCACCAACTGCATTAACCGTACAAACCGGCGGAAACAACAGTAATGCCTCCTGGTTAGTACAAAATGTTTTCTTAACCGGATGTTCACAAGTATCCGGTGTAACATTTACCGGTAATAATCAAGCTATCGGACATTTTATAAACGGAGCAAGTATTGGTATTCCCGAAGGAATTATCATTGCAAGCGGTGCAGCTACAAATGCTCAAGGCCCAAATAACTCAACCGGAGTAACTTCTGCTTTCGGAACTCCCGGAGATGCTAACTTGACTGCTTTAACTGCCTCTACCCCCTGTGGCAGCCCTGCACCAACTTTTGACGCAGCATTTATTCAATTTTCATTTGTTCCGCTTACAAACTCTGTTCAGTTTCAATATGTGTTTGCTTCGGATGAATATCCCGAATATGTATGCTCATCTTTTAACGATGTATTTGGTTTTTTTATAAGCGGTCCCGGTGTACCACTTCAAAACATAGCATTGGTTCCAGGTACCAGTACTTATGTGGGGATTAATACAGTCAATCCAACCAATAACAGTGCTTTTTATAATGCCAATCCTGCAGGAAGTATCATTACACAATATGATGGTTATACGGATGTTATGACCGCAGTTGCTACCGGACTAACTCCCTGCCAAACTTATACCATAAAACTGGCAGTTGCAGATGCAGGCGACTCAATTTTAGATTCTGCGGTATTTTTAGCTGCAAATAGTTTTAATGCGGGTAATGCTGTTTCAGTCACATCATTTGTACCCAGTAGTGGTACACAAGACGCTTATGAAGGTTGTCAGGATGGTTATTTTGAATTTGTTAGAGGTGATGTTACGGATCTGAGCCAACCTATCGTACTTCAAATTTCTGTTACAGGAACTGCAACCCCGGGTGCTGACTATCAAACACTTCCAATTACAGTAACTATTCCCGCCGGACAAATTTCTTATCAGTTACCGGTTATTGCTTATGCCGATTTATTACCCGAAGGGTTTGAAAGTATCATTGTACAAATCAATGAATTACAATGTAATTGTACTTTCCCCCCACCGGCACAATTAAATATTTACGACAGCCCGGAACCATTTAATGCTTTTATCAGCGATCCACCTACTATTTGTCCCGGTGAAAACGCTTTGATTGCGGTAATTGCTTCGGGTAGTACATTTACACCCTATACTTATGTATGGAGTAATGGTCAGAACGGTCCTGCTGTTACAGTTACACCGCCTGTATCAACGAGTTATTCTGTAACAGTTACAGATGCTTGCGGTAGAACTACTACTGCAACAATTCAGGTCAATGTAAGTAATGCTCCACCGAATGCTGCGATCAATCCTGCAGGACCATTTTGTAGTAATGCTTCCCCTGTTACTCTAACAGCAGTTAGTGCAGGAGGAACCTGGTCAGGTCCCGGGGTAAATCCTGTAACCGGCGAATTTGACCCAGTGGCAGCATTTGGTACAGGTCCAGGCCCTTATACAATTACTTATACAGTTAGTAATTCCTGCGGGAGCAGTACACAAAATACAACGATAACCGTCAACCCTGTTGCCGTGCCGTCCATTAATCCGGTTACTCCGGTTTGTCAGGGGGCGGTAGCTACAACAACATTAACTTCTAACGTTCCCGGAGGCACCTGGTCAGGACCAGGCATATTAGGCGGTACAAACACGAGCGGTCAATTCAGTTACGCATTGGCGGCCTCTTTAGGTGCAAGTCCCTATACTGTTACTTATACAACACCTGCACCTTGTGGCAGCAGTACTACAACTACGATTTCAGTTCTTGCGCAAGCAACTGCAGGTATTTCTCCTGCTTCTACAATTTGTAATGGTCAGAGTGCGACTATCACAGCAACAGGAGGAGGAACATATCAATGGAGTTCGGGCTTAGGAACCAATGCGACGATTACAATATCACCTACTACAAATACAACCTATACTGTTACTGTTACCAATACTGACGGATGTACTGCAACAGCCAATACTACTGTTACTGTAAATAATATCAACCCACCGAGTTTGGCTGCACCCAGTATTTGCCCGGGCCAAAACGTTAGTCTAAATGCCGGTCCCGGATACACGCAGTATCTGTGGTCAACCGGAGGAGCTACTCAAACTATTACTGTAAACCCAAGTGTGAATACATCCTATACGGTTACTGTTACAAATGCCGCAGGCTGTACTGCATCTGCAAGCGTGAATGTAACCATCAGTTCCAACATTGTTCCGCCAAATCCATTACCACAAACCATCTGTTCGGGAAGCTCTGTAACACTTAATGCGGGTTTAGGATATGCTTCCTACAGTTGGTCTTCCGGAGGTTCCGGTCAAACTGTTTCAGTGAGTCCGACAACCACAACAACTTATACTGTAACAGTATCCAATGTTCAGGGTTGTACTGCTACCGGAAGTGTTACGGTTACTGTGAATTCTATCACCCCTCCAACAATAGCTCCCCAGCAATTATGTCAGGGAGGCTCTCCAGTTGATTTGACTGTGAATGGAGGTCCTTATGCAAGTTATGCTTGGTCCAACGGTGGAACCAGTCAAACAATTTCAGTCAATCCGTCTGCAACAACAACTTATATCGTTACAGTTACCAATGCTGCAACCTGCACGACTACTGCAAGTGTTACAGTTACAGTAAATACTATTTCTCCACCGGCAGTTACTTCGGCTTCTACATGTTTAGGGGGAAGTGCTACGATTTCTGCTCCACCTTTATTTGCAAATTACCTTTGGTCAGATGGTTCCACCTCTCAAAGTATTACAGTAAGCCCTGTAACCGGAACCAGTTATTCTGTAACGGTTACTGATGCAAATGGATGTACGGCTGTTGGTACAGGAACCGTTTCTGTTAATAATAATCCCGCTCCTGCAATAAGTGGTTCACTTTCGTTTTGTATTGGAAGTAATACAACATTATCAGCACCTCCCGGGTTTAGCACTTATGCCTGGTCACCTTCAGGTTCAACTTCCAGTATTACAGTCAACACACCCGGAACATATACCGTAACTGTAACTGATGCTAATGGGTGTACGGGTACTGCTTCAGTAAATGTTACACAGGAAGCGTCTCTTAGCCCGGCTATTAGTGGGGATTTAACACTCTGTGCCGGAGAAACTTCAACATTAGATGTCGGTGCAGGTTTTGCAAGTTATCTTTGGTCAACCGGTTCTACAACAGCAAGCATTACTGTTCCACCCGGAATCTATAGTGTAACAGTAACAGATGCGGGTAATTGTAGTGGTACTACTGAGGTAGAAGTTGTTGCAAATCCTGCTCCAGAAGTAAGTATTTCAGGCGATCCAACGGTTTGTGCCGGAGATGATTCGAATCTGGATGCTGATGCCGGATTTGTTCAATATTCGTGGTCAACCGGTGCTTTCGGGCAAAGTATTTTAGTTACCACACCCGGCACATACGTTGTTACTGTAACTGATGCTAACGGATGTACCGGAACCAGCAATTTTGTCGTTACAGAAAACAATATTATTCCTCCTGCAATAACTCCTCAATCTACTTGTGCCGGTGTGAATGCACCTCCTTTAGATGCCGGTCCGGGATTTAACAGTTATCTATGGTCAACCGGAGCAACCACTCAATCTATCGTTGCAGCACCTAATGCTACAACGACTTATAATGTAACTGTAACAGGAGCAGAGGGGTGTAGTGCTACTACAGATGCTACCATCAATGTAATTTCGCAACCACAGGCTGTCGCCGACCCTCCTCAAAGTATATGTAACGGTGATATGGTATTCGTTGGGGTTACCGGAAACGGTGATACTTATACTTGGGATAATGGAGATACCGGTTTTGTTATTGCAGTCAGTCCTTCAGTTACCACAGTTTATACTGTTACTGTTTCTATTGGCGGAGTATGTTCGGCAACAGATCAAACTACTGTATTTGTCAATCCGCTTCCAACCCCTGATGCAGGTCCTGATCAGGAAATTTGTTTAGGACAGGAATCGGCTACCCTCATAGCAACAGGTGGCTTAATATATTCCTGGGATGGTTTTGTTGGTAACAATCAATCAATTGTAGTTAGTCCAACAACCACAACAACTTATACGGTTACAGTCACCGACGCAAATAATTGCAGTGCAACAGATGATGTTACGGTTACTGTCAATGAATTAACCGGCTTGACCATAACAGGTGCAGTGCCCGTTTGTGAAGGAGATCCGGCAACATTGACCGCAAGCGGTGGTCTTACTTATTACTGGAGCACCGGTGAATCCACAACCTCTATTTCAGTAAATCCGATTACCACCACCAGCTATACCGTTACGGCAACAGATGCTAACGGATGTAGCGCAGAGGTTACAGAAACAGTAGTAGTTAATGCTATTCCACTTGCAATTCCCGGCAGTAATATTCCCTGCGAAGGGACAGATTTACAGCTTTCGGGCGATGTTTTTGTACCGGGCGGAGTTCCTCCGGGCAGTACAGTAGTATATAGTTGGACTGGACCCGGAGGATTTACATCTTCTAATCAGTTCCCATTAATTCCGGGTGTCAATATAGCCCAGGAAGGAGTATATACGTTAGTAGTAACTGTAAATGGTTGTCCTTCAGCAAGTGCAGATGTCAACATAGATGTTCTTCCAAGCCCGGTTGCAGTTGCTACAAATAATGGGCCTGCTTGTGCCGGGGATATTCAATTGCAAGGATCTACAAGTTTATCGGGAACAACTGTTTCCTATCAGTGGACAGGTCCGGGTGGATATAGCTCTATATTACAAAATCCTATCCTATCCGGAGGTAGTGCGTTATCCGGCACTTATACTTTGGTAGTTACAGTGGATGCCTGCCCATCAGCACCGGTTACTACAGATGTTGATATATTCCCTATACCTCCTTTAACAATCTCAGGAAATCCCATTTTCTGCGAAGGAGCAAGTGCTGTAATTACAGTTGATGAATCCTACCCAACTTATCTTTGGTCAAATGGCAGTACAACCCAAAGTACCACAGTTACTACAGGTGGTGTTTATTTTGTTACGGTAACTGACGCAACAGGATGTACGGCAGCTCAATCTATCAATATAACTGTCAATCCATTACCAACCCCTGCTATAACCGGTGGAGGTGTAACAGTTTGTGCAGGTTCACCGGTGTTGTTAAGTTCAACAGGTGGTTTTTCTGCATATCAATGGAGTAATGGAATGAACACAAAAGATATAACTGTTAATCCGGAATTCAATACAATCTATACTGTTACTGTAACAGATGCGAACGGATGTACAGGTACTGCAACTACAAATGTGGATGCCATCCCAAGTCCGGACATCACCATTACAGCTCCACCGAGTATTTGTTTAGGAAATAGCGCAACTATTACTGTAAACGGTGATCCGGCACATGATTATTTATGGAGTAACGGAAATACTTCACAGTCATTTACAGTTTCTCCGGCTTCAACAACTACCTATACAGTTACTGCAACGAATAGTATTGGATGTACCAGAACAGCCTCTGTTGAAATTGTAGTTGATTTTACTTTGAGTCCTTCGATTACAGGTGCATTGGTTGTATGTCCGGGATTCTCAACAACATTAAATCCCGGAGCTTATGCAGCTTATGCCTGGAGTACAGGTAGTACAAATCAAACTATCACAGTTTTCCCAACCGGCCCGACAACTTATACGGTTACTGTTACAGATGCAAATGGATGTACCGGTGCAAACAGCGTCTTGGTACAACTAAACGTCGCCCCAACTCCGGTTATAGATGGAGTAATAGGTTGCGGAAACTTTGTTGAACTGACAGCACCTGCGGGTTTTGACGAATATATTTGGAACAACAGTGCCACTACACAAATCATTAACCCAACTATAGCGGGCACCTATCAGGTTACCGTTACAGATAGTAATGGTTGTACAGGGGAATCAAATACTTACCCGGTAACTTTCCAACCTGACCCAAGTATTTCAGTATTAAGTACAACGGATGCTACCTGCGGAAATAACAATGGAGGAATGAGTGTAACAGGTACCGGTGGTACAGCACCATTAACATATTCGTGGTCACAACCCGGAGGCCCTACAGGGCCATCTGCTACTAATTTAGGAGAAGGCACTTACAGTGTTACGGTGACAGATGCAAACGGATGTTCTGCAACAACATCTGCTGATATTGTTAATATTGCAGGGCCAACTATTGACAGCATGTTACCTGATGATGCAACATGCGGATTAAATAATGGTACAATAGATGTTTCAATTTCCGGCGGAACAGCTCCGGTAAACTACTTATGGTCTCATAATGCACTGCTCAACAGTCCAAATGCAACAGGTTTGGGCACAAACAGCTATACTGTAACAATCACAGATGCCAATAACTGTACCGATGTTGAAACGGTAAGTATCACAAACCTTGCAGGTCCAACCTTAGCTCCGGGTGCGGTTGTAAATGCCGCATGTGGTGTTGCGAATGGTTCGGTTTCTGTTATTCTTTCAGGCGGCACCTCTCCAATCACCTATTCATGGTCACATAACCCGGGTTTAAACAGCCCCGATGCAATTAATTTGTTATCAGGAAGCTATACCGTTACGGCTACAGATGCAAACGGATGTCAGGCTATTCAGCCTATGGCAGTTGCAAATGATGGAGCACCTACTTTAGCTGTAGATAGTGTAAGTCCTGCTACTTGTGGAAATAATAATGGAAGTATCACAGTATCTGCAACTGGTGGTTTCGGAACATTATCTTATGAATGGTCGCATGATCCAACCCTCACAGGTCCTACCGCATTTGATTTGGCACCGGGTAATTACTTTGTAACAGTTACTGATGAAAATACTTGTGAAGCTGTACAGGTGGTTATTGTGAGTAATTTACTAAGTCCGGTTTTACAAGTAACAGGAGTTTTACCTGACAATTGTGGAGCCGGTACCGGCAGTATTACTATATCAACTGCCGGAGGTACCGCCCCGATAAATTATTTATGGTCACATGATGGAACATTAAACAGTCCGACTGCTAATGGTCTTTCTGCTGCAACTTATACTGTTACAGTTACTGATGCAACCGGATGTACAGCATCTATCAGTGCGCCTGTAGTTGCAACTACTAATCCGACATTAGCAGTTACAACCGAAAACCCGGCCAGTTGTAGTCAGTCCAATGGTAGTGGTGCTGTTGCAGCAGCAGGGGGTACCGGACCTTACTCGTTCGAATGGTCTCATGATCCAACACTAAACTCAAATGCAGCTACAGACTTAGCAACCGGCACTTACGACGTAACTGTAACAGATGCAAATGGATGTATTGCAGTTACAACCGTAAATATTTCAACGTTAAATGCTGCAGTATTAAATTTGGTGAGTACTGCTAATGCTACTTGCGGTAATGATAATGGCAGTATCACTATTTCAGCAACAGGTGGTAATGGCACACTAACCTATTCATGGTCACATGCTCCTCTTTTAAACAACACAACTGCAACAGACTTACCTGCCGGCAGTTATACAGTAACTGCAACCGATGCCACCGGTTGTGTCAGTACTTTGGATATTAGTATCAGTGCAGATCCTTTACCTACTATTAGTATATCCGGGGTCAATCAAACCACTTGCGGTGATGATAACGGAAGTATCTTGGTTACCGGTTCAGGAGGTACAGGTACTTTAACGTATTCATGGTCACATGACAATTCTTTGAACAGCGATAGCGCTGTAGATTTACCCGCCGGTAGTTATACTATATCAGTTACAGACTCAAATGGTTGTTTAGCAACTACAAATACAACAATCAATAGTTCGGAATCACCGGTTGTTAGTGTTTCATCTACAACCAATGCTACTTGTGGAAATGCTAACGGAAGTATTACTTTTGCTACTACCGGAGGTACCGGAGCGATAACTTATGCATGGTCATCACCCGGAGCTACAGGGCCTTCAGCTTCAGGATTACCTGATGGTACTTATACCGTAACAGTTACTGATGCTAATGGTTGTACGGATACAGAAAGTGCGACAATTACAAATTCCACACCGCCAACTATAGCTGTGGACAATATTTCAGATGCAACCTGTGGGGTTAATAATGGCAGCATTACGGTTATTGCCTCCGGCGGAACCGGAGCACTAAACTATACATGGTCACAAGCAGGATTACCCAATAGTCCGACCGTAACAGGGTTGGCTGCCGGTTCTTACACAGTAACAGTAACAGATGCAAACGGCTGTACCAATTCAACGAATGCGGTCATAGCAAATCCTGATGGGCCTGTTGTAAGTGTGGGAAGTACCTCTGATGCAACTTGTGGTTTGGCTAATGGAAGTATTACCTTTACCACAACCGGTGGAACAGGAATTTTGTCTTATAACTGGTCTCAGGCCGGAATACCCGATAGTCCTACAGGCACAGGTTTAGCCGCAGGTACTTATACAGTTACAGTAACCGATGAATTGGGTTGTTTGGACATACAATCTGCAACTATTGGTGATTCTCCATTACCAACTGTTAGTCAGGATGTCATCACTCCGGCAAGTTGCGGGCAGTCTGATGGATCTATCAGTGTAATTGCAAGCGGAGGAACAGCAGGTTACTCCTATAGCTGGTCACATAACAATGGTTTAAATAGCTCCATTGCTACTGACCTTGCAATTGGTTCTTATACCGTAACAGTAACTGATGCTAATGGTTGTACCGGAAGTGTGACATTGGATGTGGGCACATTAAACGGGCCTGACGTTGCATTATCAACTTTGGTAAATGCAACCTGTACTAACGATAACGGAAGCGTAACGGTAACAACTTCTGGAGGAACAGGGATAATTTCTTACACATGGTCGCATGATTCAACACTTACAGGAACAACTGCTACTGGGCTTGCTTCAGGTACATATATTGTAACTGTTTCCGATGAAAACGGATGTCAGGATGTATTAACTACTACGGTTAACTTCTTTGGTTCACCAACCGTAAGTTTAAGCTCAATCGGATCTGCCTGTGGATTAACCGATGGAAGCGCAACAGCTACAGTAGCAGGTGGTACAGCACCGCTTACTTATACATGGGCACATGATGGAACATTAAATGCAGCAGTTGCAACCGGCTTAGCTCCGGGTGATTATGCTGTTACAGTCACTGACAACAACGGATGTGTATCTAATGCCACAGTTACGGTTCCCGGAAATATGCCGCCGCCTGCACCAATTTGTGGAACAGTTACCAATACAACTTTGCAGTTTGTCTGGGATCCTATTCCGGGTGCTACCGGTTACGAAATCAGTATTGATGGAGGTACTCCGGAAACATTAACCGCCGGAACAACATCTTATACTGCAACCGGATTAAGCCAAAATACTACCATTACCATAACAATTTTTGCTCTCGGGCCGGTTGAATGTGGTAATAGTATAACCGTTTCTCAGGATTGTACAACTACCAATGTGGCATGTCCGACTATTACTCCCGAAATAATTGGGCTGTCGGCAAGCTATTGTGTGGATGCGAATTCAGTAGTATTAAGTGGAACTCCGGCAGGTGGTATATTCAGCGGCACCGGAATAACCGGTACAACCTTTGATCCGGTTTCCGCAGGTGTAGGTACACATACTGTCACTTATGAATTTACAGATCCCGATGGATGTTACTATATAACTACTTTGCCGGTTACAGTTGTAGATTTGCCGGTTGCCCTGTTTACAGCTCCCGAAGTAATTTGTTTGGGAGATCAGGCTACCTTTAATTTTACCGGAACTGCAAGCCCATCCAGTACATATAGTTGGAACTTTGGCAGTGCAGGAAACCAAACAGGCGCAGGACCTCACAATATAACATGGAACAGTCCGGGCACTTATACTGCAACTTTAACAGTCAGTACTCCTGAAGGCTGTTCCTCTGATTATTCTTTGCAAGTTGGAGTTTCTAATGTGAATGTTACTGCAACTACACCAATAGGATATATCAACTCAGGAACTTCTGCAACTTTAACAGGAACAGCAACATCCGCTTTAAGTGGACAGTTAACCTATACATGGACTGCTTCAAGTGGCACTTTGAGTTGTACGGATTGCCCGATAACCATTGCAACACCAGTAGATGACCTGACAACCTATACATTTACCGCCGTAGATGAATATGGTTGTGAAGCAACTGCTTCTGTTCAATTAGGTTTGATTTATCAAAAGTTAGTAACTATTCCAAATGCGTTTTCACCTAATGGCGACAATACCAATGACATTTTCAGGCTGACAGGGCTTAATGTTGAATCAGTCAACCTTTATATCTATGATAGATGGGGAGGACAAATGTTCCAAATGATTGGTGAGGATATTGAAAAAGGCTGGGATGGAACGTTTAAAGGTAAAAATGCTGAATTAGGAGTTTATGTTTATTATGCAGAAGTTACATTTACCGATGGTACTTCCGAATTCTTTAAAGGCAATGTAACCTTGATTCACTAA